A DNA window from Bos javanicus breed banteng chromosome 10, ARS-OSU_banteng_1.0, whole genome shotgun sequence contains the following coding sequences:
- the AP1G2 gene encoding AP-1 complex subunit gamma-like 2 isoform X1 yields MALPGNAHHTQTLFFLVKLCLLLGLPPSFLPSQPLLLISISWNLGLTLNYNSAANTKSCRKKKKTKKFNQKKYINKKVQKKGGELSSPLGAMDSNPSSQKLSSEGALLGSPRPVRQSRRLEVVKKILPLNSKSQRPEVRGFKIALQGGPGGAGSHNRGGETEGSDQARTFLGAWTRKRWGESRGVETEARMVASSLKLQDLIQEIRGAKTQAQEREVIQKECAHIRASFRDGDPLHSHRQLAKLLYVHMLGYPAHFGQMECLKLIASPRFTDKRVGYLGAMLLLDERQDAHLLITNSIKNDLSQGIEAVQGLALCTLSAMGSAEMCRDLAPEVEKLLLQPSPYVRKKAVLTAVHMIRKVPELSDIFLPPCAQLLHERHHGILLGTVTLITELCERSPAALQHFRKVVPQLVHTLRTLVMTGCSAEHSVSGVSDPFLQVQILRLLRILGRNHEESSETMNDLLAQVATNTDTSRNAGNAVLFETVLTIMDIRSAAGLRVLAVNILGRFLLNSDRNIRYVALTSLLKLVQSDHSAVQRHRPTVVECLWEPDASLSRRALELSLALVNSSNVRAMTQELQGFLESCPPDLRADCASGILLAAERFAPTKRWHIDTILRVLTTAGTYVRDDAVANLIQLIGGAQELHAYSVRRLYSALAEDISQQPLVQVAAWCIGEYGDLLLEGTCEETEPLQVEKEEVLALLERVLQSQMSLPATRGYALTALMKLSTRLHGDNNRICQVMSIYGSCQNVELQQRAVEYNALFRKYDHLRAAVLEKMPLVERGGPQVDEEAKESKEVAQLSEAAPLPTETQASKLLDLLDLLDGPSENAQHPPPLDPTPGDTLIHLLDLPCAPRPPAPIPNLKVFEREGLQLNLSFVRPPGTPTLLLITVTATNTSGGDVTHFICQAAVPKSFQLQLQAPSGDTVPAQGGLPMTQLLRILNPNKAPLRLKLRLTYDHFGQSVQEIFEVNNLPVETWQ; encoded by the exons ATGGCCTTGCCTGGGAATGCCCACCACAcacaaactcttttttttctagTCAAACTCTGTTTACTCCTTGgcctgcctccctccttcctcccctctcaaCCTTTACTTCTGATTTCTATTTCATGGAATTTGGGATTGACGTTAAACTACAACAGTGCCGCCAACACCAAgtcttgcaggaaaaaaaaaaaaacaaagaaatttaaccaaaaaaaatatattaataaaaaagttcaaaaaaaggggggggaattGTCCTCTCCTTTGGGTGCGATGGATTCAAACCCAAGCTCTCAGAAGCTCTCCAGTGAAGGAGCCCTCTTGGGAAGTCCCAGGCCTGTTAGACAGTCTCGCCGCCTCGAAGTAGTTAAAAAGATCCTTCCCTTAAACTCTAAATCACAAAGGCCTGAGGTCAGAGGATTCAAGATTGCTCTGCAGGGCGGCCCAGGAGGGGCGGGGTCCCACAATAGGGGCGGGGAGACGGAAGGATCAGACCAAGCCCGGACCTTCCTCGGGGCTTGGACCAGGAAGCGCTGGGGGGAGAGCCGCGGAGTTGAGACTGAAGCCAG GATGGTGGCGTCCTCGCTGAAGCTTCAGGATCTAATCCAGGAGATTCGTGGGGCCAAGACCCAGGCCCAGGAGCGGGAGGTGATCCAGAAAGAGTGCGCCCACATCCGGGCCTCCTTCCGCGATGGGGACCCTCTGCACAGCCACCGCCAGCTGGCCAAACTGCTCTACGTCCACATGTTAGGCTACCCCGCCCACTTTGGACAG atggagtgcctgaaacTGATCGCCTCCCCCAGGTTCACAGACAAGAGGGTGGGCTACCTGGGGGCCATGCTTCTACTGGATGAGAGGCAGGATGCCCACCTGCTCATTACCAACAGCATCAAGAA TGACCTGAGCCAGGGGATTGAGGCTGTCCAAGGCCTAGCCTTGTGCACACTGAGCGCCATGGGCTCTGCTGAGATGTGCCGGGACTTGGCCCCGGAGGTGGAGAAGCTGCTCCTGCAGCCCAGCCCCTATGTGCGCAAGAAG GCTGTTCTGACTGCAGTACACATGATCCGGAAGGTCCCTGAACTCTCTGACATCTTCCTCCCACCCTGTGCCCAGCTGCTTCATGAACGCCACCATG GCATCCTGCTGGGCACTGTCACGCTGATCACCGAGCTCTGCGAACGAAGCCCTGCAGCCCTCCAGCACTTTCGAAAG GTGGTACCCCAGCTGGTGCACACCCTCCGGACTCTGGTGATGACAGGATGCTCCGCAGAACACAGCGTGTCTGGAGTCAGCGACCCATTCCTGCAG GTCCAGATACTTCGTCTGCTTCGGATTTTGGGCCGGAACCACGAGGAGAGCAGTGAGACCATGAATGACTTGCTGGcccag GTAGCCACAAACACGGACACCAGCCGAAACGCGGGCAACGCGGTGCTGTTTGAGACAGTGTTGACCATCATGGACATCCGCTCTGCCGCGGGCCTAAGG GTTCTAGCTGTCAACATTCTTGGCCGCTTCCTACTCAACAGTGACAGGAACATTAG ATACGTGGCGCTGACGTCCTTGCTGAAGCTGGTGCAGTCTGATCACAGTGCCGTGCAGCGGCACCGGCCCACTGTGGTGGAATGTCTGTGGGAACCTGATGCCTCCCTCAGCCG GCGGGCCCTGGAACTGAGCCTGGCCCTGGTGAATAGCTCTAACGTACGAGCCATGACCCAGGAGCTGCAGGGCTTTCTGGAGTCCTGCCCCCCTGATCTACGGGCCGACTGTGCCTCTGGCATCCTACTGGCAGCAGAGAG GTTCGCCCCAACCAAGCGGTGGCACATAGATACCATCCTCCGTGTGCTGACGACG GCAGGCACCTATGTGCGCGATGATGCAGTGGCCAACCTGATCCAGCTGATTGGGGGCGCCCAGGAGCTCCACGCCTACTCTGTGCGCCGCCTCTACagcgccctggctgaggacatcTCCCAG CAACCACTGGTGCAGGTGGCAGCCTGGTGCATCGGGGAATACGGAGACCTCCTGCTGGAGGGGACCTGTGAGGAAACCGAGCCCCTGCAG GTGGAGAAAGAGGAGGTGTTGGCACTACTGGAAAGGGTGCTGCAGTCCCAGATGTCCCTGCCAGCCACCAGGGGATATGCCCTCACGGCCCTCATGAAGCTCAGCACCCGGCTCCATGGGGACAACAA CCGCATCTGCCAGGTGATGTCCATCTACGGGAGCTGCCAGAACGTGGAGCTGCAGCAGCGGGCAGTGGAGTACAACGCCCTCTTCCGGAAGTACGACCACTTGAG GGCTGCCGTCCTGGAAAAGATGCCTCTTGTGGAGCGGGGTGGCCCTCAGGTTGATgaggaagcaaaggaaagcaaagaagtaGCCCAGCTTTCGGAAgcagcccctctccccacagAGACCCAG GCCTCAAAGCTCTTGGATCTGTTAGATCTCCTGGATGGCCCTTCTGAGAATGCCCAGCACCCTCCCCCTCTGGATCCCACCCCAGGAGACACTTTGATAcacctccttgaccttccctgcgCTCCCCGACCCCCTG CTCCCATCCCAAATCTCAAAGTATTTGAGCGTGAAGGACTTCAGCTGAATCTTTCTTTTGTTCGACCCCCTGGAACCCCTACTTTGCTGTTAATCACTGTCACGGCCACCAACACCTCAGGGGGTGACGTCACCCACTTCATCTGCCAGGCGGCTGTGCCTAAG AGTTTCCAGCTGCAGCTACAGGCCCCCAGTGGAGACACTGTTCCAGCCCAAGGTGGCCTTCCCATGACCCAGCTGCTCAGAATCCTCAATCCTAACAAG GCCCCCTTGCGGCTGAAGTTGCGCCTCACCTACGACCACTTTGGCCAGTCGGTACAGGAAATCTTTGAGGTGAACAACTTGCCCGTGGAGACATGGCAATAA
- the AP1G2 gene encoding AP-1 complex subunit gamma-like 2 isoform X2: protein MALPGNAHHTQTLFFLVKLCLLLGLPPSFLPSQPLLLISISWNLGLTLNYNSAANTKSCRKKKKTKKFNQKKYINKKVQKKGGELSSPLGAMDSNPSSQKLSSEGALLGSPRPVRQSRRLEVVKKILPLNSKSQRPEVRGFKIALQGGPGGAGSHNRGGETEGSDQARTFLGAWTRKRWGESRGVETEARMVASSLKLQDLIQEIRGAKTQAQEREVIQKECAHIRASFRDGDPLHSHRQLAKLLYVHMLGYPAHFGQMECLKLIASPRFTDKRVGYLGAMLLLDERQDAHLLITNSIKNDLSQGIEAVQGLALCTLSAMGSAEMCRDLAPEVEKLLLQPSPYVRKKAVLTAVHMIRKVPELSDIFLPPCAQLLHERHHGILLGTVTLITELCERSPAALQHFRKVVPQLVHTLRTLVMTGCSAEHSVSGVSDPFLQVQILRLLRILGRNHEESSETMNDLLAQVATNTDTSRNAGNAVLFETVLTIMDIRSAAGLRVLAVNILGRFLLNSDRNIRYVALTSLLKLVQSDHSAVQRHRPTVVECLWEPDASLSRRALELSLALVNSSNVRAMTQELQGFLESCPPDLRADCASGILLAAERFAPTKRWHIDTILRVLTTAGTYVRDDAVANLIQLIGGAQELHAYSVRRLYSALAEDISQQPLVQVAAWCIGEYGDLLLEGTCEETEPLQVEKEEVLALLERVLQSQMSLPATRGYALTALMKLSTRLHGDNNRICQVMSIYGSCQNVELQQRAVEYNALFRKYDHLRAAVLEKMPLVERGGPQVDEEAKESKEVAQLSEAAPLPTETQASKLLDLLDLLDGPSENAQHPPPLDPTPGDTLIHLLDLPCAPRPPAVSSTGDLIFLSTQSLASGAVPCTQWVLI from the exons ATGGCCTTGCCTGGGAATGCCCACCACAcacaaactcttttttttctagTCAAACTCTGTTTACTCCTTGgcctgcctccctccttcctcccctctcaaCCTTTACTTCTGATTTCTATTTCATGGAATTTGGGATTGACGTTAAACTACAACAGTGCCGCCAACACCAAgtcttgcaggaaaaaaaaaaaaacaaagaaatttaaccaaaaaaaatatattaataaaaaagttcaaaaaaaggggggggaattGTCCTCTCCTTTGGGTGCGATGGATTCAAACCCAAGCTCTCAGAAGCTCTCCAGTGAAGGAGCCCTCTTGGGAAGTCCCAGGCCTGTTAGACAGTCTCGCCGCCTCGAAGTAGTTAAAAAGATCCTTCCCTTAAACTCTAAATCACAAAGGCCTGAGGTCAGAGGATTCAAGATTGCTCTGCAGGGCGGCCCAGGAGGGGCGGGGTCCCACAATAGGGGCGGGGAGACGGAAGGATCAGACCAAGCCCGGACCTTCCTCGGGGCTTGGACCAGGAAGCGCTGGGGGGAGAGCCGCGGAGTTGAGACTGAAGCCAG GATGGTGGCGTCCTCGCTGAAGCTTCAGGATCTAATCCAGGAGATTCGTGGGGCCAAGACCCAGGCCCAGGAGCGGGAGGTGATCCAGAAAGAGTGCGCCCACATCCGGGCCTCCTTCCGCGATGGGGACCCTCTGCACAGCCACCGCCAGCTGGCCAAACTGCTCTACGTCCACATGTTAGGCTACCCCGCCCACTTTGGACAG atggagtgcctgaaacTGATCGCCTCCCCCAGGTTCACAGACAAGAGGGTGGGCTACCTGGGGGCCATGCTTCTACTGGATGAGAGGCAGGATGCCCACCTGCTCATTACCAACAGCATCAAGAA TGACCTGAGCCAGGGGATTGAGGCTGTCCAAGGCCTAGCCTTGTGCACACTGAGCGCCATGGGCTCTGCTGAGATGTGCCGGGACTTGGCCCCGGAGGTGGAGAAGCTGCTCCTGCAGCCCAGCCCCTATGTGCGCAAGAAG GCTGTTCTGACTGCAGTACACATGATCCGGAAGGTCCCTGAACTCTCTGACATCTTCCTCCCACCCTGTGCCCAGCTGCTTCATGAACGCCACCATG GCATCCTGCTGGGCACTGTCACGCTGATCACCGAGCTCTGCGAACGAAGCCCTGCAGCCCTCCAGCACTTTCGAAAG GTGGTACCCCAGCTGGTGCACACCCTCCGGACTCTGGTGATGACAGGATGCTCCGCAGAACACAGCGTGTCTGGAGTCAGCGACCCATTCCTGCAG GTCCAGATACTTCGTCTGCTTCGGATTTTGGGCCGGAACCACGAGGAGAGCAGTGAGACCATGAATGACTTGCTGGcccag GTAGCCACAAACACGGACACCAGCCGAAACGCGGGCAACGCGGTGCTGTTTGAGACAGTGTTGACCATCATGGACATCCGCTCTGCCGCGGGCCTAAGG GTTCTAGCTGTCAACATTCTTGGCCGCTTCCTACTCAACAGTGACAGGAACATTAG ATACGTGGCGCTGACGTCCTTGCTGAAGCTGGTGCAGTCTGATCACAGTGCCGTGCAGCGGCACCGGCCCACTGTGGTGGAATGTCTGTGGGAACCTGATGCCTCCCTCAGCCG GCGGGCCCTGGAACTGAGCCTGGCCCTGGTGAATAGCTCTAACGTACGAGCCATGACCCAGGAGCTGCAGGGCTTTCTGGAGTCCTGCCCCCCTGATCTACGGGCCGACTGTGCCTCTGGCATCCTACTGGCAGCAGAGAG GTTCGCCCCAACCAAGCGGTGGCACATAGATACCATCCTCCGTGTGCTGACGACG GCAGGCACCTATGTGCGCGATGATGCAGTGGCCAACCTGATCCAGCTGATTGGGGGCGCCCAGGAGCTCCACGCCTACTCTGTGCGCCGCCTCTACagcgccctggctgaggacatcTCCCAG CAACCACTGGTGCAGGTGGCAGCCTGGTGCATCGGGGAATACGGAGACCTCCTGCTGGAGGGGACCTGTGAGGAAACCGAGCCCCTGCAG GTGGAGAAAGAGGAGGTGTTGGCACTACTGGAAAGGGTGCTGCAGTCCCAGATGTCCCTGCCAGCCACCAGGGGATATGCCCTCACGGCCCTCATGAAGCTCAGCACCCGGCTCCATGGGGACAACAA CCGCATCTGCCAGGTGATGTCCATCTACGGGAGCTGCCAGAACGTGGAGCTGCAGCAGCGGGCAGTGGAGTACAACGCCCTCTTCCGGAAGTACGACCACTTGAG GGCTGCCGTCCTGGAAAAGATGCCTCTTGTGGAGCGGGGTGGCCCTCAGGTTGATgaggaagcaaaggaaagcaaagaagtaGCCCAGCTTTCGGAAgcagcccctctccccacagAGACCCAG GCCTCAAAGCTCTTGGATCTGTTAGATCTCCTGGATGGCCCTTCTGAGAATGCCCAGCACCCTCCCCCTCTGGATCCCACCCCAGGAGACACTTTGATAcacctccttgaccttccctgcgCTCCCCGACCCCCTG CTGTGAGCTCCACTGGGGACCTCATCTTCTTGTCCACTCAATCATTAGCATCTGGAGCAGTTCCCTGCACCCAGTGGGtgctcatttaa
- the AP1G2 gene encoding AP-1 complex subunit gamma-like 2 isoform X3, with product MNATMVVPQLVHTLRTLVMTGCSAEHSVSGVSDPFLQVQILRLLRILGRNHEESSETMNDLLAQVATNTDTSRNAGNAVLFETVLTIMDIRSAAGLRVLAVNILGRFLLNSDRNIRYVALTSLLKLVQSDHSAVQRHRPTVVECLWEPDASLSRRALELSLALVNSSNVRAMTQELQGFLESCPPDLRADCASGILLAAERFAPTKRWHIDTILRVLTTAGTYVRDDAVANLIQLIGGAQELHAYSVRRLYSALAEDISQQPLVQVAAWCIGEYGDLLLEGTCEETEPLQVEKEEVLALLERVLQSQMSLPATRGYALTALMKLSTRLHGDNNRICQVMSIYGSCQNVELQQRAVEYNALFRKYDHLRAAVLEKMPLVERGGPQVDEEAKESKEVAQLSEAAPLPTETQASKLLDLLDLLDGPSENAQHPPPLDPTPGDTLIHLLDLPCAPRPPAPIPNLKVFEREGLQLNLSFVRPPGTPTLLLITVTATNTSGGDVTHFICQAAVPKSFQLQLQAPSGDTVPAQGGLPMTQLLRILNPNKAPLRLKLRLTYDHFGQSVQEIFEVNNLPVETWQ from the exons ATGAACGCCACCATG GTGGTACCCCAGCTGGTGCACACCCTCCGGACTCTGGTGATGACAGGATGCTCCGCAGAACACAGCGTGTCTGGAGTCAGCGACCCATTCCTGCAG GTCCAGATACTTCGTCTGCTTCGGATTTTGGGCCGGAACCACGAGGAGAGCAGTGAGACCATGAATGACTTGCTGGcccag GTAGCCACAAACACGGACACCAGCCGAAACGCGGGCAACGCGGTGCTGTTTGAGACAGTGTTGACCATCATGGACATCCGCTCTGCCGCGGGCCTAAGG GTTCTAGCTGTCAACATTCTTGGCCGCTTCCTACTCAACAGTGACAGGAACATTAG ATACGTGGCGCTGACGTCCTTGCTGAAGCTGGTGCAGTCTGATCACAGTGCCGTGCAGCGGCACCGGCCCACTGTGGTGGAATGTCTGTGGGAACCTGATGCCTCCCTCAGCCG GCGGGCCCTGGAACTGAGCCTGGCCCTGGTGAATAGCTCTAACGTACGAGCCATGACCCAGGAGCTGCAGGGCTTTCTGGAGTCCTGCCCCCCTGATCTACGGGCCGACTGTGCCTCTGGCATCCTACTGGCAGCAGAGAG GTTCGCCCCAACCAAGCGGTGGCACATAGATACCATCCTCCGTGTGCTGACGACG GCAGGCACCTATGTGCGCGATGATGCAGTGGCCAACCTGATCCAGCTGATTGGGGGCGCCCAGGAGCTCCACGCCTACTCTGTGCGCCGCCTCTACagcgccctggctgaggacatcTCCCAG CAACCACTGGTGCAGGTGGCAGCCTGGTGCATCGGGGAATACGGAGACCTCCTGCTGGAGGGGACCTGTGAGGAAACCGAGCCCCTGCAG GTGGAGAAAGAGGAGGTGTTGGCACTACTGGAAAGGGTGCTGCAGTCCCAGATGTCCCTGCCAGCCACCAGGGGATATGCCCTCACGGCCCTCATGAAGCTCAGCACCCGGCTCCATGGGGACAACAA CCGCATCTGCCAGGTGATGTCCATCTACGGGAGCTGCCAGAACGTGGAGCTGCAGCAGCGGGCAGTGGAGTACAACGCCCTCTTCCGGAAGTACGACCACTTGAG GGCTGCCGTCCTGGAAAAGATGCCTCTTGTGGAGCGGGGTGGCCCTCAGGTTGATgaggaagcaaaggaaagcaaagaagtaGCCCAGCTTTCGGAAgcagcccctctccccacagAGACCCAG GCCTCAAAGCTCTTGGATCTGTTAGATCTCCTGGATGGCCCTTCTGAGAATGCCCAGCACCCTCCCCCTCTGGATCCCACCCCAGGAGACACTTTGATAcacctccttgaccttccctgcgCTCCCCGACCCCCTG CTCCCATCCCAAATCTCAAAGTATTTGAGCGTGAAGGACTTCAGCTGAATCTTTCTTTTGTTCGACCCCCTGGAACCCCTACTTTGCTGTTAATCACTGTCACGGCCACCAACACCTCAGGGGGTGACGTCACCCACTTCATCTGCCAGGCGGCTGTGCCTAAG AGTTTCCAGCTGCAGCTACAGGCCCCCAGTGGAGACACTGTTCCAGCCCAAGGTGGCCTTCCCATGACCCAGCTGCTCAGAATCCTCAATCCTAACAAG GCCCCCTTGCGGCTGAAGTTGCGCCTCACCTACGACCACTTTGGCCAGTCGGTACAGGAAATCTTTGAGGTGAACAACTTGCCCGTGGAGACATGGCAATAA
- the THTPA gene encoding thiamine-triphosphatase — MAQGLIEVERKFVPGPSTEERLQELGGTLEHRVTFRDSYYDTPELSLMRADYWLRQREGSGWELKCPGAAGVSGPHTEYMELTAEPSIVVQLCEVLGAEVPGAGGVAAVLGPLGLQLVASFVTKRSAWKLVLSGADGEERLLRVDLDTADFGYAVGEVEALVHKEAEVPAALEKIHHLSSLLGVLAQGRAPAKLIVYLQRFRPQDYQRLLEVYGSKEKP; from the exons ATGGCTCAGGGCTTGATTGAAGTGGAGCGAAAGTTCGTTCCCGGGCCCAGCACAGAGGAGCGGCTGCAGGAGTTGGGGGGTACCCTGGAGCACCGAGTCACTTTCCGAGACAGCTACTATGACACGCCTGAGCTGAGCCTCATGCGAGCTGATTACTGGCTGCGACAGCGAGAAGGCAGTGGATGGGAGCTCAAATGTCCCGGAGCGGCAGGTGTCTCAGGACCCCACACTGAGTACATGGAACTCACAGCTGAGCCTTCAATTGTGGTCCAGCTGTGTGAGGTGCTGGGGGCTGAGGTCCCGGGGGCTGGGGGCGTGGCTGCTGTGTTGGGCCCCCTGGGGCTGCAGTTAGTAGCTAGTTTTGTGACGAAGCGCAGTGCCTGGAAACTGGTGCTGTCCGGAGCTGACGGAGAGGAGCGGCTGCTCAGGGTGGACCTGGATACAGCTGACTTTGGCTACGCTGTGGGTGAGGTAGAGGCGCTGGTGCACAAGGAGGCTGAAGTCCCAGCTGCCCTGGAGAAGATCCACCACCTCAGCAGCCTACTTG GTGTGCTGGCGCAGGGGAGGGCACCTGCCAAGCTGATTGTGTACCTGCAGCGCTTCCGGCCCCAGGACTACCAGCGCCTGCTAGAAGTGTATGGCTCCAAAGAGAAGCCTTAG